The following proteins come from a genomic window of Galactobacillus timonensis:
- a CDS encoding helix-turn-helix domain-containing protein: MDIGKRIRQLRVQNDLTLEELASRTELTKGFLSQLERNLASCSIATLEDIAEALGVSMSEFFASQEEEQVVFTENDAFVDERDNETIHWIVPNAQKNAMEPVIIDLLPHQETDPMEPHNGEEFGYVLSGKIALVWGGNKKGRILHKGDNFYMPGKYRYCLANRWDKPATILWVSTPPAF; encoded by the coding sequence ATGGATATTGGCAAACGAATACGTCAGCTGCGTGTACAGAACGATCTGACGCTGGAGGAACTGGCTTCGCGGACCGAGCTGACCAAGGGTTTTCTTTCCCAGTTGGAACGCAATCTCGCTTCCTGCAGTATTGCGACTCTGGAAGACATTGCCGAGGCGCTCGGCGTCAGTATGTCGGAATTCTTCGCCTCACAGGAAGAGGAACAGGTCGTCTTTACGGAAAACGATGCCTTCGTTGATGAAAGGGACAACGAAACAATTCACTGGATTGTGCCCAATGCGCAGAAAAACGCCATGGAGCCGGTGATCATCGATCTGCTTCCGCATCAGGAAACGGATCCGATGGAACCGCATAACGGCGAGGAATTCGGCTATGTGCTTTCCGGGAAGATCGCGCTGGTGTGGGGCGGCAATAAGAAGGGCCGGATTCTTCACAAAGGGGACAACTTCTACATGCCGGGCAAGTACCGCTACTGTCTGGCAAACCGCTGGGATAAACCGGCAACGATTCTTTGGGTCTCAACGCCGCCGGCGTTCTGA
- a CDS encoding transketolase family protein, with translation MAKATREAYGETLAQLVTENPKIVVLDADLAGSTKTAMAKKVAPERFFDMGIAEADMIGHAAGLAASGYVAFASSFAMFATGRAWEQIRNSVAYPHLPVKVCATHAGISVGEDGVSHQAIEDIALMRVISGMQVYVPCDAAETAAVIRYVASTKDPCYVRLGRSAVDDVYHSEADVNVLKANVIRQGHGVVLFACGLMVQSALAAAEMLKADGIDLTVVDVCAIKPCDEDGIVKLLAANDTVFTAEEHSTIGGLGGMIAELASEKCPRPVYRIGLQDVFAESGAAKDLMHKYGLDGEGVAAFIRNRLK, from the coding sequence ATGGCGAAGGCTACACGTGAAGCGTATGGCGAGACTCTCGCTCAGCTGGTGACGGAAAATCCGAAGATCGTTGTGCTGGATGCGGATCTTGCCGGCAGTACGAAGACGGCAATGGCAAAGAAGGTGGCGCCGGAGCGTTTCTTCGATATGGGCATTGCGGAGGCGGACATGATCGGTCATGCGGCCGGTCTGGCGGCTTCGGGATATGTTGCGTTTGCGTCTTCGTTTGCGATGTTTGCGACCGGCCGGGCCTGGGAACAGATCCGCAACAGTGTTGCCTATCCGCATCTGCCGGTAAAGGTATGTGCGACGCATGCCGGAATTTCGGTTGGTGAAGACGGCGTTTCGCACCAGGCGATTGAGGATATTGCCCTGATGCGCGTAATCAGCGGTATGCAGGTGTATGTTCCCTGCGATGCGGCTGAGACAGCAGCTGTCATTCGCTATGTCGCTTCGACCAAGGATCCGTGCTATGTGCGTCTTGGCCGTTCTGCGGTAGACGATGTCTACCATTCCGAAGCGGATGTGAATGTTCTGAAGGCAAACGTGATCCGTCAGGGCCATGGGGTGGTTCTGTTTGCCTGCGGACTGATGGTGCAGTCGGCGCTGGCAGCGGCCGAGATGCTGAAGGCGGATGGCATTGATCTGACGGTTGTGGATGTGTGTGCGATCAAGCCGTGCGATGAAGATGGTATTGTGAAGCTGCTGGCAGCCAACGATACGGTATTTACGGCGGAGGAGCACAGTACAATCGGCGGCCTTGGCGGTATGATTGCAGAGCTGGCCTCTGAAAAGTGCCCGCGTCCGGTATACCGGATCGGACTGCAGGATGTGTTTGCCGAAAGCGGTGCGGCGAAGGATCTGATGCACAAGTACGGGCTGGACGGGGAAGGCGTTGCGGCCTTCATCCGTAACAGGCTGAAGTAA
- a CDS encoding transketolase produces MEISELKDHAKNIRVNILKEVANAKSGHPGGSLGAADLITELFFEEMDLSADNASSKDRDRFVLSKGHTSPMLYAALAEKGIIPEEELMTFRRLNSRLQGHPNMNYVPGVDMSTGSLGQGLAAADGMAIANKLAGNDHRIYVLCGDGECEEGEIWEAAMAAAHYKSDNLCAIIDVNGLQIDGRTEDVIGPEPLDVKFEAFGWHVVNIDGHDFNQMRVAFKEARETKDRPTAIIAHTIKGKGVSFMENEAGWHGKAPNAEQLAAALKELEAE; encoded by the coding sequence ATGGAAATATCAGAATTAAAGGATCATGCGAAAAACATTCGGGTAAATATTTTGAAGGAAGTCGCCAATGCGAAATCGGGGCATCCGGGCGGCTCTCTTGGGGCGGCGGATCTCATTACGGAACTGTTTTTCGAGGAAATGGATCTGAGTGCGGATAACGCATCTTCAAAGGATCGTGACCGCTTTGTCCTTTCAAAGGGCCATACGTCGCCGATGCTGTATGCGGCTCTGGCGGAGAAGGGAATCATCCCCGAAGAGGAGCTGATGACGTTCCGCAGACTCAACTCGCGTCTGCAGGGACATCCGAATATGAACTATGTTCCGGGCGTTGATATGAGCACGGGCTCGCTTGGACAGGGTTTGGCGGCGGCCGATGGTATGGCCATTGCCAATAAGCTCGCCGGAAACGATCATCGAATCTATGTTCTCTGCGGTGATGGAGAATGTGAGGAAGGCGAGATCTGGGAGGCGGCGATGGCGGCTGCCCATTATAAGAGTGATAATCTGTGTGCGATCATCGATGTCAATGGTCTGCAGATCGACGGCCGTACGGAGGATGTCATTGGTCCGGAGCCTCTGGATGTGAAGTTTGAAGCCTTTGGTTGGCATGTGGTCAATATTGACGGGCATGACTTCAATCAGATGCGGGTGGCTTTTAAGGAGGCCCGCGAGACGAAGGACCGTCCGACGGCGATCATTGCGCATACTATCAAGGGCAAGGGCGTATCCTTTATGGAAAATGAAGCGGGCTGGCACGGCAAGGCTCCCAATGCGGAGCAGCTGGCAGCGGCTCTGAAAGAACTGGAGGCTGAATAA
- the efp gene encoding elongation factor P produces MVIVNDLKPGSTFEYEKSLYQVMNLALNKTAMRQMIVKVKVKDLRSGVVKEISFTGGDKVEDVHVDKKEMQYLYDDGDSLVFMDNETYDQISIPKDRLTWEMQFLKPNDNVNIMMYNGEVLGVILPDKVNLEIVECEQAVKGDTATAALKNATLETGLTIKVPLFIQNHEMVIISTADGRYCGRAESKSRG; encoded by the coding sequence ATGGTAATCGTGAATGATTTGAAACCGGGATCTACGTTTGAATATGAAAAGAGTCTGTACCAGGTCATGAATCTGGCTTTGAACAAGACGGCGATGCGTCAGATGATCGTCAAAGTCAAGGTCAAGGATCTGCGTTCCGGTGTCGTGAAGGAAATTTCCTTTACGGGCGGTGACAAGGTTGAGGATGTCCACGTCGACAAGAAGGAGATGCAGTATCTCTATGATGACGGGGATTCGCTGGTATTCATGGACAATGAGACCTATGATCAGATCAGCATTCCGAAGGATCGTCTGACCTGGGAGATGCAGTTTCTCAAGCCGAATGACAACGTCAACATCATGATGTACAACGGCGAAGTGCTCGGGGTCATTCTTCCGGATAAGGTGAACCTCGAGATCGTTGAGTGCGAACAGGCGGTCAAGGGCGACACGGCGACGGCGGCGCTGAAGAATGCGACGCTGGAAACAGGTCTTACGATCAAGGTTCCTCTGTTCATTCAGAACCATGAGATGGTCATCATTTCTACGGCGGATGGTCGTTACTGCGGCCGTGCAGAATCGAAAAGCAGAGGCTGA
- the cmk gene encoding (d)CMP kinase has protein sequence MKINIAIDGPSAAGKSTIAKMLASRLGYVHLDTGAMYRCTAYKALEEGISLDDENALAAMLAGADIELTPEGTVFLDGRDVTTAIRQEQVSMAASRVSRHARVRQDLVARQQKMAAAKGFIMDGRDIGTVVLKDAEVKVFLTASVRSRALRRLQQDYGDKGTDEQLALIEKDIEQRDYDDTHRSNSPLCRAEDAVVIDSSDMTREQVVDAILRLAQPYLQEDSCVQQ, from the coding sequence ATGAAGATCAATATTGCCATTGACGGGCCAAGTGCTGCCGGCAAGAGCACCATTGCCAAAATGCTGGCCAGCCGCCTTGGCTACGTTCACCTTGATACGGGTGCCATGTACCGCTGCACTGCCTATAAAGCGCTGGAAGAGGGTATTTCTCTCGATGATGAAAATGCTCTGGCAGCCATGCTTGCGGGTGCGGACATTGAGCTGACGCCGGAGGGAACGGTTTTTCTTGATGGCAGGGATGTGACAACCGCCATTCGTCAGGAACAGGTTTCCATGGCTGCCTCCCGTGTTTCAAGGCACGCCCGTGTGCGCCAGGATCTCGTTGCCCGTCAGCAGAAGATGGCGGCGGCGAAGGGGTTTATCATGGATGGCCGCGATATCGGCACCGTTGTACTGAAGGATGCCGAAGTTAAGGTTTTTCTGACTGCCAGTGTCCGTTCCCGTGCCCTGCGCCGTCTGCAGCAGGACTATGGAGATAAAGGGACAGATGAGCAGCTTGCGCTGATTGAAAAGGACATCGAGCAGCGCGACTATGACGATACGCACCGCAGCAACTCGCCCTTATGCAGGGCAGAGGATGCCGTGGTGATTGACAGTTCGGATATGACCCGCGAGCAGGTGGTCGATGCCATCCTCAGGCTTGCGCAGCCGTATCTTCAGGAGGATTCATGCGTTCAACAATAG
- a CDS encoding ABC transporter permease — MEKKNSRWSTIGFWLIIAFFYLPILYVIFFSFNRSKSLTNFTGFSLRWYERMFSSRPILEAVGVTFACAVIATAVSTVAGTITAIGLSKSKKVLREAIQQVNNLPMLNPDIVTAIGFMLFFTSLRIQTGFITMVLAHIAFCIPYVILSVMPRLRAMDPNMAEAALDLGCTPMQAIRKVIIPQIKPGIVSGALVAFTMSFDDFVISLFTTGPGVSNISMYVYANVKRVNPTINALSTVVIVILTVVLIAVNVIPARRAKKKEMEHGKVAAVHD, encoded by the coding sequence ATGGAAAAGAAAAACAGCAGATGGTCCACCATCGGTTTCTGGCTGATCATTGCCTTCTTCTATCTGCCGATTCTGTATGTGATCTTCTTCAGCTTCAACCGTTCCAAGTCGCTGACGAACTTTACCGGCTTTTCGCTGCGCTGGTATGAGCGGATGTTCTCCAGCCGCCCGATTCTGGAAGCGGTTGGCGTTACCTTTGCGTGCGCCGTTATTGCGACGGCGGTTTCCACGGTGGCCGGAACCATTACGGCAATCGGTCTTTCCAAGTCAAAGAAGGTTCTTCGGGAAGCGATCCAGCAGGTCAACAATCTGCCGATGCTCAACCCGGATATTGTGACGGCGATCGGCTTCATGCTGTTCTTTACGTCGCTGCGGATTCAGACGGGCTTTATAACGATGGTTCTGGCGCATATTGCCTTCTGCATTCCCTATGTCATTCTTTCCGTGATGCCGCGCTTAAGAGCGATGGATCCCAACATGGCGGAAGCGGCGCTGGATCTTGGCTGCACACCGATGCAGGCGATCCGCAAGGTCATCATTCCGCAGATCAAGCCGGGCATTGTATCCGGTGCGCTGGTCGCCTTCACCATGTCGTTTGATGATTTCGTGATTTCTCTGTTTACGACGGGGCCGGGCGTATCCAATATTTCGATGTATGTGTATGCCAACGTGAAGCGTGTCAATCCGACGATCAATGCGCTCTCCACGGTCGTCATTGTGATTCTGACCGTGGTGCTGATTGCGGTGAACGTGATTCCGGCACGGCGGGCAAAGAAGAAGGAGATGGAACATGGAAAAGTCGCTGCTGTCCACGATTAA
- a CDS encoding ABC transporter ATP-binding protein, producing the protein MAKKLIQLQNIVKSFDNQVVLKGISLDIYENEFVTLLGPSGCGKTTLLRIIAGFLSPDEGHVIMDGEDIADVPAYKRDVNTVFQHYALFPHLDVYDNIAFGLNLKKMPKDIIDQKVTRMISLVGLEGFEHKDITLMSGGQQQRVAIARALVNEPRVLLLDESLSALDKNLRKEMQLELKEIQQEVGITFIFVTHDQEEALTMSDKIVVMREGNIEQIGTPTEIYNEPVDEYCARFIGDSNIIDGIMKEDKLVSFDDHDYECIDYGFAKNEPVDIMLRPEDIHIVPRNKGLLNGEVKSVLFKGVHYEVIAETSSGTSKTVTMHVTGERDVTNEEAHEKISASSFMMDVEDVASLTDTEVIARANAQAWKTDTEDQENVSLTRVEYHVEPKTGTYSCVFGTEAGTEIKIQIVVVKPTAVEDMSNDESIQAFDFYRSVDEIKESVALDTDLIRWADAYAWNLEDNSRVEIWDVKYDFDDENIVPGDYPITFSTQGRELKIETTRQLKEGERIGLTWHPDDIHVMGKMGK; encoded by the coding sequence ATGGCAAAGAAACTGATTCAGCTTCAGAACATTGTTAAATCGTTCGACAATCAGGTTGTATTAAAGGGAATTTCACTCGATATCTATGAGAATGAATTCGTGACTCTGCTGGGACCGTCGGGCTGCGGCAAGACGACGCTGCTGCGCATTATCGCCGGCTTTCTGTCACCGGATGAGGGCCATGTCATCATGGATGGAGAAGACATTGCCGATGTTCCGGCCTACAAGCGTGACGTTAACACGGTTTTCCAGCACTATGCACTCTTTCCGCATCTGGATGTGTATGACAACATCGCCTTTGGACTGAATCTCAAGAAGATGCCGAAGGACATCATTGACCAGAAGGTGACCCGTATGATTTCGCTGGTCGGCCTGGAAGGCTTCGAGCATAAGGACATCACCTTGATGTCTGGCGGCCAGCAGCAGCGCGTGGCCATTGCCCGCGCCCTTGTCAATGAGCCGCGCGTCCTTCTTCTCGATGAGTCACTGTCGGCGCTGGACAAGAATCTTCGCAAGGAGATGCAGCTGGAACTCAAGGAGATCCAGCAGGAAGTCGGCATCACCTTCATCTTTGTCACCCATGATCAGGAAGAGGCGCTGACGATGTCGGACAAGATTGTCGTCATGCGCGAAGGAAACATTGAACAGATCGGTACGCCGACCGAGATCTACAACGAGCCGGTTGATGAATACTGTGCCCGCTTCATCGGCGATTCCAACATCATCGACGGCATCATGAAGGAAGACAAGCTCGTTTCCTTCGATGACCATGATTATGAATGCATCGACTACGGATTCGCCAAGAACGAGCCGGTCGACATCATGCTGCGGCCGGAGGATATTCACATTGTTCCCCGCAACAAAGGCCTGCTCAATGGTGAAGTGAAGTCCGTCCTCTTCAAGGGCGTTCATTACGAAGTCATCGCCGAAACATCGTCCGGTACCTCCAAGACCGTGACCATGCACGTGACGGGCGAACGCGATGTGACCAATGAAGAAGCCCATGAAAAGATTTCCGCATCCTCGTTCATGATGGACGTGGAAGATGTTGCCAGCCTCACGGATACGGAAGTTATTGCCCGTGCCAATGCACAGGCATGGAAGACGGATACGGAGGATCAGGAAAACGTATCCCTGACCAGGGTCGAATATCATGTGGAGCCCAAGACCGGCACCTATTCCTGCGTTTTTGGCACGGAAGCCGGAACCGAGATCAAGATCCAGATCGTTGTCGTCAAGCCGACAGCTGTCGAGGACATGAGCAACGATGAGTCGATTCAGGCTTTTGACTTCTATCGCTCCGTCGATGAAATCAAGGAAAGTGTTGCGCTGGATACGGATCTGATCCGCTGGGCGGATGCCTATGCATGGAACCTGGAAGACAACAGCCGTGTCGAAATCTGGGATGTGAAATATGATTTCGACGATGAAAACATCGTTCCGGGCGATTATCCGATTACGTTCTCGACCCAGGGCCGGGAGCTGAAGATTGAGACGACGCGTCAGCTGAAGGAAGGCGAACGCATCGGTCTGACCTGGCATCCGGACGACATCCATGTCATGGGCAAGATGGGGAAATAA
- a CDS encoding ABC transporter permease, with product MKSFARLVRPYIVWAAIMIVLPMLMIVLYAFTKQGNSTLTLQFTFENFARFFSDPVFPTVLWRSLKMAFITTLICIAIGYPVAYYIARQHPNKQSIMVLLITLPMWINMLVRTYAWRGILSHLHMAAELKVYVGMVYNFLPFMILEVYTALCKIDPALITAAHDLGADDRQTFRKVILPLSLSGVVSGITLVFLPAVSSFFIPKFLGGGRYVLIGNLIEDYFITTGDWNFGSAVSLIMAVIILISMFVIRKLEKQPAERED from the coding sequence ATGAAATCCTTTGCAAGACTGGTGCGGCCGTATATCGTCTGGGCCGCGATCATGATTGTGCTGCCGATGCTGATGATTGTCCTGTATGCCTTCACCAAGCAGGGCAACAGTACGCTGACGCTGCAGTTTACCTTTGAAAACTTTGCCCGCTTCTTCTCGGATCCGGTCTTCCCGACGGTTCTGTGGCGGTCGCTGAAGATGGCGTTCATTACGACACTCATCTGCATTGCAATCGGCTATCCGGTGGCTTACTACATTGCCCGCCAGCATCCCAACAAGCAGAGCATCATGGTTCTTCTGATCACGCTGCCAATGTGGATCAACATGCTGGTGCGTACCTATGCATGGCGCGGCATCCTGAGCCATCTGCACATGGCTGCGGAGCTGAAGGTATATGTCGGCATGGTATACAACTTTCTGCCGTTCATGATCCTGGAGGTCTATACGGCGCTGTGCAAGATTGATCCCGCATTGATCACCGCGGCTCACGATCTTGGCGCCGATGACCGTCAGACATTCCGGAAGGTTATTCTTCCGCTTTCCCTGAGCGGCGTTGTGTCGGGCATTACACTCGTGTTTCTGCCGGCAGTCTCTTCGTTCTTCATTCCCAAGTTCCTGGGCGGTGGACGCTACGTGCTGATCGGCAACCTCATTGAAGACTATTTCATCACGACAGGCGACTGGAACTTCGGCTCCGCCGTGTCGCTGATCATGGCTGTCATCATCCTGATTTCGATGTTCGTGATCCGGAAGCTTGAAAAGCAGCCGGCAGAAAGGGAGGACTGA
- a CDS encoding ABC transporter substrate-binding protein produces MEKSLLSTIKIVSSAALAASMLAGCGSEAAVDPDVEIIDSQAVYGCSTINVYNAGEYIADETIPEFERRFTARVNYDVFDSNETLYTKLLGGSSYDVLVPSDYMIERLMSEDMLQPLDKSVVTNFSNIAPDVMDMVKQFDPEEQYAAPYFYGSVGLVYNNQVVDQETIENEGWDILHDERYKGRVYAYDSQRDMFMVALKALGYSMNTEDPTQIQEAYDWLMEMNDAVDPAYVTDEVIDGMANGDMDIAIMYSGDAAYVISENSDMSYLEPSQGTNIWVDAMVIPANSSCPALANEFINFMMEDDIAQMNSEYVGYTSPNTVVRDYLSGELGDYFENPAYLPRSGYDKDEVFHFNEKMTRQLADLYTRVKMSAAG; encoded by the coding sequence ATGGAAAAGTCGCTGCTGTCCACGATTAAGATTGTGTCTTCTGCTGCCCTTGCCGCATCGATGCTGGCAGGATGCGGAAGTGAGGCGGCCGTAGATCCGGATGTTGAAATCATCGATTCGCAGGCGGTCTATGGCTGCAGTACGATCAACGTCTATAACGCCGGCGAATACATTGCCGACGAGACGATTCCGGAGTTCGAGCGCCGCTTTACGGCCCGTGTCAACTATGACGTCTTTGACTCCAATGAGACGCTGTATACGAAGCTGCTTGGTGGCAGCTCCTATGATGTACTGGTACCTTCGGATTACATGATCGAGCGTCTGATGAGCGAAGATATGCTGCAGCCCCTGGATAAATCGGTCGTTACGAATTTTTCCAACATTGCGCCGGACGTAATGGACATGGTGAAGCAGTTCGACCCGGAGGAACAGTATGCGGCCCCCTATTTCTACGGCTCCGTCGGTCTTGTCTACAACAATCAGGTCGTTGATCAGGAAACCATCGAAAACGAGGGCTGGGACATTCTGCACGATGAGCGCTACAAGGGCAGGGTCTATGCCTACGATTCGCAGCGTGACATGTTCATGGTCGCTCTCAAGGCGCTTGGCTATTCGATGAATACCGAAGATCCGACCCAGATCCAGGAGGCCTATGACTGGCTGATGGAAATGAACGATGCCGTGGATCCGGCCTATGTGACGGATGAAGTAATCGATGGCATGGCCAACGGCGATATGGATATTGCCATCATGTACTCGGGCGACGCGGCTTATGTCATCTCGGAAAATTCGGACATGAGCTATCTGGAACCTTCGCAGGGAACCAATATCTGGGTGGATGCGATGGTCATTCCGGCCAATTCGTCCTGCCCGGCACTGGCCAATGAGTTCATCAACTTCATGATGGAAGACGACATCGCCCAGATGAATTCGGAATATGTCGGCTATACGTCGCCGAATACGGTAGTGCGCGACTATCTTTCCGGAGAACTCGGCGACTACTTTGAAAATCCTGCCTATCTGCCCCGCAGCGGCTATGATAAGGATGAAGTGTTCCATTTCAATGAGAAGATGACGCGGCAGCTTGCCGATCTGTACACCAGGGTCAAGATGAGCGCAGCAGGTTAA
- a CDS encoding glycoside hydrolase family 9 protein yields the protein MDKKQRDRNQLNVELLLKAMLAVALVLSISVILRRRNIHLEDRNTTLAQEKTAAPEASATATPAPAVSYFQNVSEKGSFSYEPDNATGFVSSWTAYSQDGAITPTLSYDQAQIEVASGGSTRESSYLSLGGLHFPVDTEVSVSFSASATADSEIRVMTFDGSTGASVADQTFSITGQEQNYSFSFTSPSEIPDGIVTIYYGGSGDYHSLTFRNIRILPSSMDESVRVNQAGYVSANRKECTFSNASGDFFDVVEQGTGNVVYTGAIVSRGADEFSGETTGIGDFSSLQTEGSYYIRTQTGQISPVFTIAADPYAALSQDLLHFFVLQRCGMDLDSATAGALAHAACHSAPALLYGTESTADVHGGWHDAGDFGRYVKTGAKAVMDLMMAYMYAPSLWSDDTASPDAGNGTADILDEVRYELEWMLRMQTSDGSVYARATAAFFPGDFLNPADDDSQIYVLPADTSATGSFAGVMATASIVYESIDPAFSQQCLQAASRAWDYLKSEQDHKYMDNPDEITSGNYRDASDSDNRFFASAALYAAAKDSKYLETAKQLYEADAVAAQGLSWDEVGEYGAWMLVSCSDLSSADAAFFTLLKNGITTQADLVLSQASNGYGYSGVAYVGGSNLREADNGIACALAGYVSADQKYWDGAMNHLSYLLGRNALNLCFVSGEGTHSPTSIHNRLYLSLNSVPAGAVVGGPDADREDDMTEALSDGTALAKMYVDSYRSYSTNEPSIYYNSSVLALVTLMRQ from the coding sequence ATGGACAAAAAACAACGGGACAGAAATCAGCTGAATGTCGAGCTGCTGCTGAAGGCAATGCTCGCGGTGGCGCTTGTTCTCAGTATTTCAGTGATTCTGAGGCGGCGGAACATTCATCTGGAAGATCGTAATACGACGCTTGCACAGGAAAAAACAGCCGCACCTGAGGCCTCCGCGACCGCGACACCGGCGCCGGCAGTCTCCTATTTTCAGAATGTATCTGAAAAGGGCAGCTTCAGCTATGAGCCGGACAATGCGACCGGCTTTGTCAGCAGCTGGACTGCCTATTCCCAGGATGGCGCCATTACACCGACCCTGAGCTATGATCAGGCACAGATCGAAGTGGCCAGCGGCGGCTCGACGCGTGAGAGCTCCTATCTTTCGCTCGGCGGTCTGCATTTTCCTGTCGACACGGAGGTGAGTGTATCTTTTTCCGCCTCTGCTACTGCAGACAGTGAGATCCGTGTGATGACCTTTGACGGCAGCACCGGCGCATCTGTCGCGGATCAGACTTTTTCGATCACGGGGCAGGAACAGAATTATTCCTTTTCTTTTACTTCGCCTTCGGAAATCCCGGATGGCATTGTTACGATCTATTACGGCGGCAGCGGCGACTATCATTCGCTCACGTTCCGAAACATCCGGATTCTTCCATCTTCCATGGATGAATCTGTGCGGGTCAACCAGGCGGGCTATGTCAGCGCAAACCGCAAGGAGTGCACGTTTTCCAACGCCTCGGGCGACTTCTTTGATGTCGTTGAACAGGGGACGGGGAATGTGGTATATACCGGTGCCATTGTTTCCAGAGGTGCGGACGAGTTCAGCGGTGAAACGACCGGCATCGGTGACTTTTCGTCGCTGCAGACGGAAGGGTCTTATTACATTCGTACGCAGACGGGACAGATTTCGCCGGTGTTTACGATCGCTGCGGATCCGTATGCTGCTCTTTCGCAGGATCTTCTGCATTTCTTTGTTCTGCAGAGGTGCGGTATGGATCTGGATTCGGCAACTGCCGGCGCTTTGGCCCATGCAGCATGTCACAGTGCACCGGCATTGCTGTATGGGACGGAGTCAACTGCGGATGTCCATGGCGGCTGGCATGATGCAGGTGATTTCGGCCGGTATGTGAAGACAGGTGCGAAGGCGGTGATGGATCTGATGATGGCATATATGTATGCGCCATCGCTTTGGAGTGATGATACGGCGAGCCCGGATGCCGGCAATGGGACAGCGGATATTCTGGATGAGGTTCGCTATGAGCTTGAATGGATGCTGCGGATGCAGACGTCGGATGGCAGTGTGTATGCGCGGGCGACGGCGGCTTTCTTTCCGGGTGATTTTCTGAATCCGGCGGATGATGACAGCCAGATCTATGTGCTGCCGGCGGATACTTCGGCTACGGGCAGCTTTGCCGGTGTCATGGCGACGGCTTCGATTGTTTATGAATCCATTGATCCTGCCTTTTCCCAACAGTGCCTACAGGCGGCCAGCAGGGCATGGGATTATCTGAAATCGGAGCAGGATCATAAATATATGGACAATCCGGATGAAATTACCAGCGGCAACTATCGGGATGCTTCGGACAGTGACAACCGGTTCTTCGCTTCGGCTGCCTTATATGCTGCAGCGAAGGATTCCAAATATCTGGAAACGGCAAAGCAGCTGTATGAGGCAGATGCCGTGGCTGCTCAGGGGCTGTCCTGGGATGAGGTTGGTGAATACGGAGCCTGGATGCTGGTGAGCTGCAGTGATCTTTCTTCGGCGGATGCGGCTTTCTTTACACTGCTGAAGAATGGTATAACGACGCAGGCGGACCTTGTTCTGTCGCAGGCGTCCAATGGCTATGGATACAGCGGGGTTGCCTATGTCGGGGGCTCGAATCTGCGGGAGGCGGATAACGGGATTGCCTGTGCGCTGGCCGGGTATGTGAGCGCTGATCAAAAGTACTGGGACGGGGCGATGAACCATCTTTCCTATCTGCTTGGGCGCAATGCGCTGAATCTCTGCTTTGTCAGCGGTGAAGGAACGCACAGTCCGACGTCGATTCACAACCGCTTATATCTGAGTCTGAATTCGGTGCCGGCCGGTGCGGTTGTCGGGGGACCGGATGCGGACAGGGAAGATGATATGACCGAGGCTCTTTCTGACGGTACGGCGCTGGCGAAGATGTATGTGGACTCGTACCGCAGCTATTCGACCAATGAGCCTTCGATCTATTACAACAGTTCTGTGCTGGCACTGGTGACGCTGATGCGGCAATAA